The DNA sequence CGGGTCGGGCGGCGTCGTGGAGATGTTGCCGTTTTCGTCCACGTAGGCCAGCATCTCGTCCAGGCTCTGGCCGGGCTTGGCGTTGGCCTTGCGCTGCTCGCGCTTTTCTTCCTTGTCGTTTTTCTTTTTTAGCCGCTTTTTCTCGTTCTCTTTTTTACCGAACGTTTCTTGTGCTCTTCCCATGGGTTGTTGTTAGTTCGGCGTAGCTGCTTGGCCTAGCCAAAGCGAAAAGGTTAAAGCGGCTAATTAGATTCCGCCGAAAGGCGAAAGTTACGAAAAAAGTAGTTAGCTTAAAACCCTTCGGGGCCCTAACCGCCGCATCCGGCGAAAGCTGCCACCTCGCGCGCCTCGCCCGGGGCCAGGTCGCTGAGCCACACACCGCCCACCCGCACGCGCACTAGGCGCAGGGTGGGCAGGCCCGCGGCAGCCGTCATCTTGCGCACCTGCCGGAACTTGCCCTCCGTGAGCACGATGGCCACCCAGCTGGTGGGCCCGTGCCGCTCGTCGCGGATTTTGCGGGTGCGTGGCGCGAAGGGCGGGGCCTCGGCCAGCCGGCGCGCCTGGCAAGGGGCCGTGTGGTAGGCCATGCCGTCGGCAGCGCGCAGCGCAAAGCCCGTGCGCAGCTGCGCCAGGGCTTCGTCGGTCACGAGGCCG is a window from the Hymenobacter nivis genome containing:
- a CDS encoding pseudouridine synthase, producing MPSPSQLPTEIRKLQVALPNDTAVPEGLPAVPHRHFVLHKPYGCLSQFRSEFKGERNKQFLGALHDFPPGTMAIGRLDEASEGLLLLTTDGALSAQVRSPGVEKEYYAQVDGLVTDEALAQLRTGFALRAADGMAYHTAPCQARRLAEAPPFAPRTRKIRDERHGPTSWVAIVLTEGKFRQVRKMTAAAGLPTLRLVRVRVGGVWLSDLAPGEAREVAAFAGCGG